The segment ATACGGCCCCGATCCCGGCGGAGCAGGACCGGCAGCTCGCGCAGCAGTTGCTGCGCGATGAGCCGCTTTCGATCACGCTCTATTACCCCCATGAGGGGATGCTTGCGACGGAATCAACGGTGGTGAAGCGTCAGCCCGATACACAGTCGCTGGCGCGGGCGGCGCTTGAAGCCCTGTTCGCTGACCAGCGGGTCGCGCTGGAGCCGGTGCTGCGGGACATCAGACTGCGGGAGCTGTATCTTGACGGTTCCGGCACGGCCTATGTCGACCTCACGCCGGGCGCGCGAAAGGACGTGCGCGCGTCGGCGTGGGAGGAACAGCTGGCGATCTACGCGCTGGTGAACACGCTTCTGCAGAATTTCGAGGAGATCAAACAGGTCAGGCTGCTGCTCGACGGCACGGAAGCGCAGACCCTGGCGGGGCATATTGATCTGTCGAGGACGTTCGCGAAACGGATGGATTTGGTGAAACAGTAAACGGCATTATCTCTCGCAGAGGCGCAGA is part of the Nitrospirota bacterium genome and harbors:
- a CDS encoding GerMN domain-containing protein; amino-acid sequence: MSERTDRGMQSSRLLFGVAVIIAVLVASGGGLLWLWMGSSNTAPIPAEQDRQLAQQLLRDEPLSITLYYPHEGMLATESTVVKRQPDTQSLARAALEALFADQRVALEPVLRDIRLRELYLDGSGTAYVDLTPGARKDVRASAWEEQLAIYALVNTLLQNFEEIKQVRLLLDGTEAQTLAGHIDLSRTFAKRMDLVKQ